A genome region from Dehalococcoidia bacterium includes the following:
- a CDS encoding LLM class flavin-dependent oxidoreductase has protein sequence MRIGLANIYSLRPGSTWRESWEHLVWQVQFGDAHGFANFWLTEHHFTEYGASGSPSVILANLAALTRRIRLGYSVALLPFHHPVRLAEEMLLIDQMSQGRLDIGVGRGHAPLETAVLCPDPERAVDLFEDAFALIALAFRGKPFAFAGKYWRFPEIQLYPLPYQQHPEMYMVMTSPRSIAFAAQHGAIPVLGNRPGEMLREQLRQYEEAARAAGTPEDLLQHRLRRVSASRFVAIGDSRQEAYETALREVAHYRYALQLYQLPVGDPAFHREIRETVPVVATEEELLGAVLWGTASDLIEQLRELERVGIRQLSISLDSPVTPPEEGRRRLERFTREVLPALDGAAA, from the coding sequence TTGAGGATCGGGCTCGCGAACATCTACAGTCTTCGGCCCGGGTCGACGTGGCGCGAAAGCTGGGAGCATCTCGTCTGGCAAGTGCAGTTCGGCGATGCGCACGGCTTCGCGAACTTCTGGCTGACCGAGCATCACTTCACCGAGTACGGCGCGAGCGGGTCCCCAAGCGTCATCCTCGCCAATCTCGCCGCGCTGACGCGCCGTATCCGGCTTGGCTACAGCGTGGCGCTCTTGCCCTTTCACCATCCGGTTCGTCTCGCCGAGGAGATGCTCCTCATCGATCAAATGAGCCAAGGCCGGCTCGACATCGGCGTCGGCCGCGGCCATGCGCCGCTCGAGACCGCGGTCCTGTGCCCGGACCCCGAGCGCGCCGTCGACCTCTTCGAGGATGCCTTCGCTCTGATCGCGCTCGCCTTCCGCGGCAAGCCGTTCGCTTTTGCGGGCAAATACTGGCGCTTCCCTGAGATCCAGCTCTACCCCTTGCCCTACCAGCAGCATCCCGAGATGTATATGGTGATGACCTCGCCGCGCTCGATCGCCTTCGCGGCGCAGCACGGCGCCATCCCCGTGCTCGGCAACCGGCCAGGCGAGATGCTGCGCGAGCAGCTCCGTCAGTACGAAGAAGCAGCGCGCGCCGCCGGCACTCCCGAGGACCTGCTCCAGCATCGGCTGCGCCGCGTTTCGGCGTCTCGGTTCGTGGCGATCGGCGACTCACGCCAAGAAGCGTATGAGACAGCGCTCCGCGAGGTGGCGCACTATCGCTATGCGCTCCAACTCTATCAGCTGCCGGTCGGTGACCCTGCGTTCCACCGCGAGATCCGAGAAACGGTGCCGGTGGTGGCGACGGAGGAAGAACTGCTGGGAGCAGTGCTGTGGGGCACCGCGAGCGACCTGATTGAGCAGCTGCGCGAACTCGAGCGCGTCGGGATACGTCAGCTCTCAATCTCGCTCGACTCGCCAGTGACGCCGCCCGAGGAGGGGCGTCGCCGGCTCGAGCGCTTCACCCGGGAGGTGCTGCCCGCGCTCGATGGCGCGGCCGCCTAA
- a CDS encoding ATP-binding protein yields MSTSLTTEVTPRPVPEAAVARIDEEITALGGELQPAAHRQGSVGVTLFDTPASDDGTVTVIVPAGQLDRVANRTFVRIRTEATDNAAARSFLGVVISGPFHEPDGLRGDSPIITTTAARGSSMFLPHYHGRAAVEILGEEVEDGSLQLQPPRFRPRPNSPVFLLSEEEVKRFLKVEGDILLGRAVGYNNLEVRIPSSDKSVLPRHLAVLGSTGSGKSTTVSRLIAEARARGMAIIVLDVEGEYTFIHEPTDDATMLRFLRERGQEARGIPKEAIRLYHLVGHGSSNPAHPCRQPFTLMFDQLAPATIAEILELSEAQIERFYRAYELAVDLTIHVFLNGERERRLQWDDQERGFPGLRLSALYDVVRAFADWLDGKKEPSSLWDPNPLWSSHFPEAIKAAINEQPPKNVASWRALQGRLGVIRRLRMFDNEKGTRLTKVKLVEPGTVSIFDLSEMESPYQRNLAIAEVLRLVQVEQEKAFDRSVRNGNPPPRTLVIVEEAHEFISAERVKQMPILFNQIARIARRGRKRRLGLCFVSQSPQHLPREILGLVNNVILHRLTDATVLRDLRQAFGTVDDGLWRQLGSLAPGQAVVSFTSISQPLLVAMDPTPVKLRLID; encoded by the coding sequence ATGAGCACGAGCCTGACGACTGAAGTGACCCCGCGGCCCGTTCCCGAAGCGGCAGTCGCCCGTATCGACGAGGAGATCACCGCCCTCGGCGGCGAACTGCAGCCTGCAGCCCATCGGCAGGGGTCGGTCGGCGTCACCCTCTTCGACACCCCAGCGAGCGATGACGGCACGGTGACGGTGATCGTGCCCGCCGGCCAGCTCGACCGGGTGGCCAATCGGACATTCGTCCGCATCCGCACCGAGGCAACCGATAATGCCGCGGCGCGCTCATTCCTCGGTGTGGTCATCAGCGGCCCCTTTCACGAACCGGACGGGCTGCGCGGCGACTCGCCGATCATCACGACGACGGCCGCGCGCGGAAGTTCGATGTTCCTCCCGCACTATCACGGACGCGCGGCGGTCGAGATCCTCGGCGAGGAGGTGGAGGACGGCTCGCTGCAGCTGCAGCCGCCGCGCTTCCGGCCGCGGCCAAACAGCCCCGTCTTTCTCCTGTCGGAAGAGGAGGTCAAGCGCTTCCTCAAGGTCGAGGGCGACATCCTGCTCGGCCGCGCCGTCGGCTACAACAATCTCGAGGTGCGGATCCCTTCGAGCGACAAGAGTGTTTTGCCGCGCCACCTTGCCGTCCTCGGCAGCACCGGCAGCGGCAAGAGCACGACCGTCTCGCGCCTGATCGCCGAAGCGCGAGCGCGAGGGATGGCGATCATCGTCCTCGATGTCGAAGGCGAATATACCTTCATTCACGAACCGACAGACGACGCCACGATGCTGCGCTTCCTGCGGGAGCGTGGTCAGGAGGCGCGAGGGATCCCCAAAGAGGCGATCCGGCTTTATCACCTCGTCGGCCATGGGTCAAGCAACCCCGCGCATCCGTGCCGGCAGCCGTTTACCCTCATGTTCGACCAGCTTGCGCCAGCAACCATCGCTGAGATTTTGGAACTGAGCGAAGCGCAAATCGAGCGGTTTTACCGCGCGTATGAGCTTGCCGTCGATCTCACGATCCACGTCTTCCTCAACGGCGAGCGCGAGCGACGACTGCAGTGGGACGACCAAGAGCGCGGCTTCCCAGGGCTGCGCCTCTCGGCGCTCTATGACGTGGTGCGCGCCTTTGCCGATTGGCTCGACGGCAAGAAGGAGCCTTCTTCCCTCTGGGATCCAAATCCGCTCTGGTCAAGCCACTTCCCTGAAGCAATAAAAGCGGCGATCAACGAGCAGCCGCCGAAAAACGTCGCAAGCTGGCGCGCGCTTCAAGGCCGGCTCGGCGTCATCCGCCGTTTGCGCATGTTCGACAACGAGAAAGGCACCCGCCTCACTAAAGTGAAGCTGGTCGAACCCGGGACCGTCAGCATTTTTGACCTTTCAGAGATGGAGTCGCCCTACCAGCGCAACCTCGCCATCGCGGAGGTGCTGCGGCTGGTGCAGGTGGAACAAGAAAAAGCTTTTGACCGCTCGGTTCGGAACGGCAATCCGCCGCCGCGCACGCTCGTGATTGTCGAAGAGGCCCACGAGTTCATCTCCGCCGAGCGGGTGAAGCAGATGCCGATCTTGTTCAACCAAATCGCCCGCATCGCGCGGCGCGGCCGCAAGCGCCGCCTCGGGCTGTGCTTCGTCTCCCAGTCGCCGCAGCACCTGCCGCGGGAAATCCTCGGCCTCGTCAACAACGTCATCCTCCACCGACTGACCGACGCGACGGTCCTCCGCGACCTCCGCCAGGCATTCGGCACCGTGGACGACGGCTTGTGGCGGCAGCTTGGCAGCCTTGCGCCCGGGCAGGCGGTCGTCTCCTTCACCAGCATCAGCCAGCCCCTGCTCGTCGCGATGGATCCCACGCCGGTGAAGCTGCGGCTGATTGACTGA
- a CDS encoding ImmA/IrrE family metallo-endopeptidase translates to MLNPAWIEGLAEAFWRAVGPGPRPRLEDAISLVTPLVVVRLPRLRPQSVNAWLARYGIAPQLDGRSGRLHGCLLVQRDTGVIFIDGSDPPEEQQFTLAHELAHYLADYQRPRERALRLLGPAIAPVLDGDRPPTDDERLSAVLRGVPLGAYVDLFEYDTLATMAHESDADRLAIELIAPADAALPLAAATADLPPLERPTVLTERLVAAFSLPPAVAASYAGRLLTCLHLDRRLPAWLAGAQTP, encoded by the coding sequence GTGCTCAACCCGGCGTGGATCGAGGGGCTCGCCGAGGCGTTCTGGCGCGCAGTCGGCCCGGGACCGCGCCCCCGCCTCGAAGATGCCATCAGCCTCGTGACGCCGCTCGTTGTCGTCCGCCTGCCTCGGCTCCGCCCCCAGTCGGTGAATGCGTGGCTGGCCCGCTATGGGATCGCGCCCCAGCTTGACGGCAGAAGCGGGCGGCTGCATGGCTGCCTGCTCGTCCAGCGTGACACCGGCGTCATCTTCATCGACGGCAGCGACCCTCCAGAGGAGCAGCAGTTCACCCTCGCCCACGAGCTCGCCCACTATCTCGCTGACTATCAGCGTCCGCGCGAGCGCGCACTCAGGCTGCTCGGCCCTGCCATCGCGCCGGTGCTGGATGGCGATCGCCCTCCCACCGACGACGAGCGGCTGAGCGCAGTGCTGCGAGGTGTTCCCCTTGGTGCCTACGTTGATCTGTTCGAATACGACACCCTCGCCACAATGGCGCATGAGAGCGACGCCGACCGCCTCGCGATCGAGCTGATCGCGCCAGCGGACGCAGCGCTGCCGCTCGCGGCAGCGACGGCCGACCTGCCGCCCTTGGAGCGCCCGACAGTCCTGACCGAGCGTCTGGTCGCGGCGTTCTCCCTTCCGCCGGCGGTCGCGGCCAGCTATGCGGGGCGCTTGCTCACGTGCCTTCACCTTGACCGCCGGCTGCCGGCGTGGCTTGCCGGAGCGCAGACGCCATGA
- a CDS encoding LLM class flavin-dependent oxidoreductase — translation MRSSIYINPQTRGPAHDRRLIKEVLGQIDLAERLGFEDVWLTEHHFSNYNTYSDPLLLAAAISQRTPRLRIGFSLAVAPLHHPVRFAVQANLLDQLTDGRVVIGIGPGNAEDEFRGYGLNAADRHAMIAEFVEVLEKAWQQDPDGFSYEGQFWRGTVKGRVIPAPVQQPHPHVAWGTDTAATVELIGRKGWSWLIAPYHTLETLKPLIYRLDKGQREAGVSEEARARAWAHTGYMRQIYVLAPGEDIEESIGEYITHYVRESLKANFGIDNMPKDKFEERRAFFKEKWLAYGTAEELIERFTPYAKLGIGHLMCWFNFGYLPDELVRRSITRYAADVLPALAAIAPDPDLQRRIAAEGEHIAPRR, via the coding sequence ATGCGATCGAGCATCTATATCAACCCTCAAACCCGCGGCCCTGCTCACGACCGCCGCCTCATCAAGGAAGTGTTGGGGCAGATCGACCTCGCCGAGCGGCTCGGCTTCGAGGACGTCTGGCTGACCGAGCATCACTTCAGCAACTACAACACCTACAGCGACCCCCTCCTGCTCGCTGCGGCGATCAGTCAGCGTACTCCGCGCCTGCGGATCGGCTTCTCGCTCGCCGTCGCTCCCCTCCATCACCCGGTCCGCTTCGCAGTGCAGGCGAACCTCCTCGACCAGCTAACGGATGGGCGCGTCGTCATCGGCATCGGGCCGGGCAACGCCGAGGACGAATTCCGCGGGTATGGGCTCAACGCCGCCGACCGCCACGCGATGATCGCCGAGTTCGTCGAAGTGCTCGAAAAAGCGTGGCAGCAAGACCCCGACGGATTTTCTTACGAAGGCCAATTCTGGCGCGGCACAGTGAAAGGGCGTGTCATCCCGGCGCCAGTGCAGCAGCCTCATCCGCATGTGGCCTGGGGCACCGATACTGCGGCGACCGTCGAATTGATCGGCCGCAAAGGATGGTCATGGCTGATTGCGCCCTACCACACCTTGGAGACGCTCAAGCCGCTGATTTATCGGCTCGACAAGGGGCAGCGCGAAGCAGGCGTGAGCGAGGAAGCGCGGGCCCGCGCTTGGGCGCATACCGGCTACATGCGCCAGATCTACGTGCTCGCTCCCGGGGAGGATATCGAGGAGTCGATCGGAGAGTACATCACGCACTATGTGCGCGAGAGTTTGAAGGCAAACTTCGGCATCGACAACATGCCGAAGGACAAATTCGAGGAGCGCCGCGCCTTTTTCAAGGAAAAGTGGCTCGCCTACGGGACGGCAGAGGAACTGATCGAACGCTTCACGCCCTACGCGAAGCTCGGCATCGGCCATCTCATGTGCTGGTTCAATTTCGGCTACCTGCCCGATGAGCTCGTGCGCCGCTCGATCACGCGCTACGCTGCCGACGTGCTTCCTGCTCTCGCGGCTATCGCTCCCGACCCAGATCTGCAGCGCCGGATCGCGGCCGAAGGCGAGCACATTGCGCCGCGCCGCTGA
- a CDS encoding LLM class flavin-dependent oxidoreductase, whose product MRVGFYVNPQTPGPEDDGRIIDEVLGQVDLAEQLGFDDVWITEHAFTGYNAYSDPLVLATAISQRNPRLKIGFSVAVIPYHHPIRFVTQCNLLDRLSGGRLVIGIGAGNSPDEFRGYGLPVNERHAMLDEFLAICEQAWTQENFRYEGKYWNGEVRGRVIPTPLQRPHPHIAWGTTTMETIERIGRRGWSLLIGPQHESIVAPRLQAYARAMDEAGLDEATKARAWLDTGQLRQIYCAAPGENWRETIAPYIETYIRKSALANSGIDYLPKDDLERRKEGYLKNWLIAGTAEELIERLTPAAKMGIAHLMCWFTFGHMPDWQVRQSMMRFAADVAPVLAATKPEPGYVDQIVAEGVQAEAWRPR is encoded by the coding sequence ATGCGCGTCGGCTTCTACGTCAACCCGCAGACCCCTGGCCCTGAGGATGACGGACGCATTATCGATGAAGTGCTCGGGCAGGTGGATCTCGCCGAGCAGCTCGGGTTCGACGACGTCTGGATCACCGAGCATGCGTTCACCGGCTACAACGCCTACTCAGACCCCCTCGTGCTGGCGACCGCGATCAGCCAGCGCAATCCGCGCCTGAAGATCGGCTTCTCTGTCGCAGTCATCCCCTACCACCACCCGATCCGCTTCGTCACTCAGTGCAACTTGCTCGACCGCTTGAGCGGCGGCCGGCTGGTGATCGGGATCGGAGCGGGAAACTCGCCGGACGAGTTTCGCGGCTACGGGCTGCCGGTGAACGAACGCCACGCGATGCTCGATGAGTTTCTTGCGATCTGTGAGCAGGCCTGGACTCAAGAGAACTTCCGCTACGAAGGGAAATACTGGAACGGCGAGGTGCGGGGACGCGTCATCCCGACGCCGCTCCAACGGCCGCATCCGCACATCGCTTGGGGCACGACAACGATGGAAACGATCGAGCGCATCGGCCGCCGCGGCTGGTCGCTCTTGATCGGCCCCCAGCACGAGAGTATCGTCGCGCCCCGACTCCAAGCCTACGCCCGCGCTATGGACGAGGCGGGGCTGGACGAAGCAACGAAGGCGCGCGCCTGGCTCGACACTGGTCAGTTGCGCCAGATCTACTGCGCTGCCCCCGGCGAAAACTGGCGCGAGACGATCGCCCCCTACATCGAGACCTACATCCGCAAAAGCGCCCTTGCCAACTCCGGGATCGACTATCTCCCGAAAGATGACCTCGAGCGGCGCAAAGAAGGGTACCTCAAGAACTGGCTGATCGCTGGCACCGCCGAAGAGCTGATCGAGCGGCTGACGCCGGCCGCCAAAATGGGGATCGCGCACCTGATGTGCTGGTTCACCTTCGGCCACATGCCAGACTGGCAAGTTCGCCAGTCGATGATGCGCTTCGCCGCCGATGTCGCCCCGGTCCTCGCCGCAACGAAGCCGGAGCCGGGGTATGTCGATCAGATCGTCGCCGAGGGTGTCCAAGCCGAAGCGTGGCGCCCGCGCTAG